The genomic window TGTATTATCTGGTGGAAATATGAAACTTTGTAGGGAGCCCTCAGGAAACAAATTGTAAACAAGAGCGCGGTGGAATCCCTCTGCACAAAATCCTAGCAAACGAACCACGTTGATATGATGGATTTGGCCCATAATTCCCACTTCTGTAATGAACTCTTTCCCTTCTCCCTCGGTGGTATTGTTGAGCATCTTCACCGCGACCAAAATCTCGTTCGAGAGTTTTCCTTTAAATACTTTTCCATGAGCTCCTTCTCCTACTTTTTCCTTGAATCTACTTGTCATTCTTTTTATATCAGCGTAGGAAAATCTAGTAGGTTGTTGTGCTCTATAATCCTCTAAAAATTTGTCAACTCTAacttgatcttcttctttttctctaaaatataaatagatcTTAATAATTGCAATCATCACCAACCCTAAAAGAATTGAACCTACATGACAAGATTAACGGTTAAATATAATCACCTcccaatttaaataaaaaagaagatacaAACAAATTGGTTTAAAGTTGTGAATTAATTGAGTGTGACCTGTAGCGACGAAAATAAGAAATTTCGGAATATGGATTGATTTCTGTTTTCTAATACAGTCGAAACATTCAATGTCACCTTTGGTGCTGTTATGGTTCCATCTACACCTTTTGCCTTTGGCTTCACACTCAGTACAATCAGGTTTTGGCCAACTCAAGTTCAACGACCAACTATATGGTAGCTCATCTAGACTGGTGGATGCTGTGACTTCGAACATCTTGGTACACGACTCAAGGCCCAATCCCAAGACACTTTGGTATGAATTTGAAACATAAATTGGACATTTAAACATATCTTGCGAATACCTTCTCCGGTATCGATGCTCAACTGAAGAGCAGTTGAGGAAGGTGATATTTGTCACTGGTACTGAATAAAAATGATAAGATAGAAATGATGAACCGTTAAGTTTGAGAAACTTCATTGGAATACAATTGTCCGGGTCCATCAGTCGAATCGACTGTGGTTTGTAGTATATCTCAACAACAAGGAATTTGATCGGACCTGAAGTTGTTGGGAGTGAAAGCATAGTTTTCTTATGGTCATCACAGTATAGGCAAAACTCAGGAAAAGCACATCGATCTTGTGGACCTTTGACTAGTTGAAAGGGGAATTTAACACGAGGTTCGTAAGGTCCACAAGACAATTCCCGGCACTCGTCATGACCGCTGCCACTTTTTacaaggaggaggaggaggaggaggggcAGCAATAGTGTGATCAGTTTTGAATGGCCAAGCTCTGCCATGGAACACATACAAGTTTTGATAAGCAATTATATACCTTTGGTTTTGGACGgagttataaatttataatgacCGGTAGAAAAATCCCAAACTATGTTTGGGAGTCAATGTCTTCTCCATTAATCTTTATCCTCTTCAATTTGtctacaagtttttttttttctttttcttgtttataatatttttttaatggcaaattgtTAGTTGATATTATATTACGATGTTAGTTTTGGACTTGAACTATGAACCTCCAACTCcttaactcttagctcaactaACTTAAGAAAGCTTAAGAAAATTGGAAAGATATAAAgtcaatatattgaaaattgaaaagcttaagtttttaaataaataatttctttaattgAAATTCTTAAAAAATGCCCCGGACCCTCGATTGCGAGACCctaatttttattagaaaaataggTTGGACAAAGCCAACACTAAAATAAAACTATGTAGATTGATTTGACCAATAAATGTATTGTTGCTTCGATTGAATTTCGTGGCAATTAATAGGAAAAGCAATTTCCCTTGTTTCGTATACACATACGAAATCGATCCTAACATAGAATAGAATTGAAAGTATTCGACATTTGTTTCCCAGTTTCAATCATGAACAATTTCACTATGTGTTGGGTGAGAGTGATATTGGTACTGTTGTTTCCGTTTACTCTTCTACTCCAACAAGGTAGTAGTAGTACTATAGAACAAGAGCATACATGTCCCCCTTCATCCTGTGGCAGAATATCAAACATAAGCTATCCATTTCGGTTAAAAGATGACCCAGAACGCTGCGGCGACAGCAGATACGAGCTATCTTGCGAAAATAATGTGACaagtttatatttgtattcAGGAAAATATTATGTGCAGTCAATAAACTACAAAAATTTCACAATCTGGCTAGTTGATCCTGGAATTCAGCAAGCTAATTGTTCTTCACTTCCTCACAATTTTTTGTCTCAATCTAATTTTACTGATACTTCTCCTGACTACTACCTTTTCGAGTCCGATCCATATCAAGCCACACGGAGTAGGGAACTTCTTTTTGAGCATATAGTTTACTTGAACTGTAGTCATCAAGTGACTAACAATCACAAATATGTGAATATTGCTCATTGCATCAACCTGGACGACTCAAAAGGCTATATTTATGCCATGGCaggtgattttatttttattcttttttgctttcaccatcggtttaatctggttcggagtcAATTCTGGCAGTTCCAgctccctcccgatcgcagttgcgggggatcgaactactaaattcagcgccaatcacAACTAACGATCGGTCATGGCAGGTGATTTAATAGTTGAAGACTTTCAAGTTGGTTGCCATGTGAAGTTGGTTGCTCCCACTTCTTGGTTGGGTTTGGAGGACAAACATAAATTTTCATATGATATGATGCACAAGGCGCTAGTGTATGGATTTGAAATTTCATGGTTGGATCTTGCCTGTCGCAATATTCATTGTCATAGTGAAGATGATATTAGCGTAGACTGCTCCTTCAACACTACCAGCGAGAAACTTCAATGTCGTCCCATCTACTGCATTGGTTTTAACAATTATTGGGGCACCGATAACTGTGGTAAACTACATATTCTTTGATAATTTAGGAGTATTTATCTGAAGTCATTATTTTTCAGTTTAATGGATTATATTACATCGATCCATTTAAATAATAGGTTTAATTGCATATATTTCTCAATACAAATACTAAGACATGCAAAAACCATTAAAGAAAAGTAAGAAGtataattttattgtatttttattagaaaattgtGTTTGACTAACATTTGTGAAAATTTTATTGTTGTGACCAttctaattaaaaattgatattttcttccattttcGATGATCCAGGGACATGGTTCCTACTACGTTTATACGCAAAAAGTAAGAGTTTCTATCACCTTAATCTTATGTGCTTTTGTATATTAAATTAAAGTATTGTCTCTCATCTAGTCTAGTATGTCATGGAAATATCTTTCCATGCCTTCTCAATAGAATTTGGGGGTGGTGAAGAATATCAAGTGAATGCAGTCACGGTTAGTGGCAAACGGAACAATTGTAATTTATGGATCTCATTTTGATATAAGATCTCCACATTGTGCTAATGCAAGAGCCAACACACGCCAGGCCAACCGACAAGAAAACGCTACATCCGGAGGACCCGAAGCTCACCTAGAATAACAAGTAGCATCATCACCAAAAACGGTCAAGTTGATCGTATGACAAACTTATCCTCATCATTACCAGCATCTGGCCGTTAAGCCCTACAGAACGAAGAAGTCCATCAAAGAAATTTTCTGACACAGCCGTTCCAGGGAAATACCGGTGCCAATATTCCCTAGATTCAACAAGATCCACTACATGATGAAGGAAGCAACGACGGTCAAGACACTAACGACC from Trifolium pratense cultivar HEN17-A07 linkage group LG1, ARS_RC_1.1, whole genome shotgun sequence includes these protein-coding regions:
- the LOC123902692 gene encoding rust resistance kinase Lr10-like, giving the protein MCSMAELGHSKLITLLLPLLLLLLLVKSGSGHDECRELSCGPYEPRVKFPFQLVKGPQDRCAFPEFCLYCDDHKKTMLSLPTTSGPIKFLVVEIYYKPQSIRLMDPDNCIPMKFLKLNGSSFLSYHFYSVPVTNITFLNCSSVEHRYRRRYSQDMFKCPIYVSNSYQSVLGLGLESCTKMFEVTASTSLDELPYSWSLNLSWPKPDCTECEAKGKRCRWNHNSTKGDIECFDCIRKQKSIHIPKFLIFVATGSILLGLVMIAIIKIYLYFREKEEDQVRVDKFLEDYRAQQPTRFSYADIKRMTSRFKEKVGEGAHGKVFKGKLSNEILVAVKMLNNTTEGEGKEFITEVGIMGQIHHINVVRLLGFCAEGFHRALVYNLFPEGSLQSFIFPPDNTDHFMGWEKLQQIGIGIARGIEYLHDGCNHSILHFDINPHNILLDDSFTPKISDFGLAKLCPKNRSAVSMTAARGTLGYMAPEVLSRNFGNVSLKSDIYSYGMLLLEMVGGKKNIDVSSPENFHVLYPDWIHNLLEGDVHINIIEDECGFKIAKKLAIVGLWCIQWQPVNRPSIKSVIQMLETGEEDSRLNVPPNPFHSTTSITATESSLPRRPFQMEVIHE